One region of Wyeomyia smithii strain HCP4-BCI-WySm-NY-G18 chromosome 3, ASM2978416v1, whole genome shotgun sequence genomic DNA includes:
- the LOC129730754 gene encoding uncharacterized protein LOC129730754 → MIPKKFYRYVLKGVHFNCERNKRGCSLDELVAYVHLKNQQSNRVETVEDFVGKITTKLLKKRVLLKTPYGSVKLSQLLPTNASDPMDNDDALEETSSSTFSSVSSSSRIQSHYTTAGFSGRPDKSEKYDIDPGRQRRSHSPSSSEDEAPPLKLANRRGSLQPLPKRREH, encoded by the exons ATGATTCCGAAAAAGTTTTACAGATACGTTCTAAAGGGTGTTCATTTCAACTGTGAACGGAATAAACGCG GATGTTCTCTTGATGAGCTAGTTGCCTACGTTCATCTGAAAAACCAGCAATCCAATCGAGTCGAAACGGTTGAAGACTTTGTCGGCAAAATTACAACTAAACTATTGAAGAAGAGAGTATTACTCAAAACCCCCTACGGTAGTGTCAAACTGAGTCAATTGCTACCAACCAACGCATCCGATCCGATGGACAATGATGACGCATTGGAGGAAACATCCTCGTCTACATTTTCATCAGTCTCGTCATCGTCCAGGATACAATCACATTACACGACTGCTGGGTTTTCCGGTCGTCCGGACAAGAGTGAAAAATATGACATTGATCCCGGTAGGCAGCGCAGAAGCCATTCACCATCTTCCAGCGAGGATGAAGCTCCACCACTGAAATTGGCCAACCGTAGAGGAAGCTTGCAACCGCTGCCAAAACGCCGGGAACACTAA